The Trichocoleus sp. FACHB-46 genomic sequence ATCGCTTCCCGTAAAGCGAGTCACTTGATATTCTCCATCGATCAAGCAGCAGACTGAAATTGTGGGTTGCTTCGGCGAGCCAATGTAGCGAGATGCTCCCAATGCTAAGTAATCGATAATCCAATATTCAGGGATGCCCATCTCTTCGTAGTCTGTGAGCTTCCGTCCATAGTCATCCCGCCAATTGGTACTGGCTACCTCCACCACCAACCGAGCTGCCTTGCCAATGGTAATGGTCGAGCGCTTTTCCCATAGAGGATCGTCTTTGACAGCCTGCTCATCCAGTACCACTACATCTGGTAGATATCCTGCTCTATCGGTGAATGGCTTTACTGTGCAAGTTCGAGGAATAAAGCAAGGTAGACGCTGCTGCCTGATCTCGAAATTTAATTCAGCTGCAACGAAGCCAGCAAGCTTTTCATGAGTACCCGTGGGGTTCAACTCGATTACAACTCCATCAATCAGCTCATAGCGTCCTGGTTCTGGGCACCAATCCAGAAATTCTTCAAAGCTTAGTAGGCTGGGTAAGGCTTGAACCATAGCGATCGCCTGAATTTCTCTCTTCACTATAGTTGGTGCAACGGCGTTGGGTAAATTAAGCCTAGATCCAACCAG encodes the following:
- a CDS encoding Uma2 family endonuclease; its protein translation is LVGSRLNLPNAVAPTIVKREIQAIAMVQALPSLLSFEEFLDWCPEPGRYELIDGVVIELNPTGTHEKLAGFVAAELNFEIRQQRLPCFIPRTCTVKPFTDRAGYLPDVVVLDEQAVKDDPLWEKRSTITIGKAARLVVEVASTNWRDDYGRKLTDYEEMGIPEYWIIDYLALGASRYIGSPKQPTISVCCLIDGEYQVTRFTGSDRIVSQAFPELHLTASQVIDEAS